In Vanessa tameamea isolate UH-Manoa-2023 chromosome 25, ilVanTame1 primary haplotype, whole genome shotgun sequence, a single window of DNA contains:
- the LOC113401790 gene encoding uncharacterized protein LOC113401790, which produces MSEEEMRNENLENPNVIKTVELLAKGLMEIYEPPISTLNTHLKELTDEQEAVHNMIVSENRRIDDLQNDATLDALLADIATNKEKLTSLTSSMLSLHKRVQDLQVRAANVEKAAKSRATN; this is translated from the exons ATGTCAGAAGAAGAGat gagaaatgaaaatttagaaaatCCAAATGTTATAAAGACAGTGGAGTTACTAGCAAAGGGTTTAATGGAAATATACGAACCGCCCATATCAACTTTGAATACACATTTAAAGGAATTGAC AGATGAACAAGAGGCTGTACACAATATGATTGTATCAGAAAACAGAAGAATAGATGATCTACAAAATGATGCTACATTAGATGCATTG ttaGCAGATATAGCGACAAATAAAGAAAAGTTGACATCGTTAACAAGCTCAATGTTGTCATTACATAAGAGAGTACAGGATTTGCAG gtgagAGCTGCAAATGTGGAAAAGGCTGCAAAAAGTAGGGCGACAAACTGa